One genomic region from Paraburkholderia azotifigens encodes:
- a CDS encoding energy transducer TonB: MSSLSLSSRIHPTFKRAAALAFTLLGTACSFTVTPPQTKAVAPPIAAINSQTLDQYRSAVAQHILERNPSYVLRGTPQAMLRSLVVVSFVVDSNGQIVASNVYRTNGDDEAESTALSTLRRSVPLPLPPSKLLNGKGQVELFEDWLFNDNGKFQLRTFASPQAQTID, from the coding sequence ATGTCCAGCCTCTCGCTTTCCAGCCGCATCCACCCGACCTTCAAGCGAGCCGCGGCACTCGCCTTCACCCTTCTCGGCACGGCTTGCAGCTTCACCGTCACGCCTCCGCAGACAAAGGCCGTCGCGCCGCCGATCGCTGCCATCAACAGCCAGACGCTCGATCAGTACCGTTCGGCCGTCGCGCAACATATCCTCGAACGCAATCCGTCATATGTGCTGCGTGGCACGCCGCAGGCGATGCTGCGCTCGCTCGTCGTCGTGTCGTTCGTCGTGGATAGCAATGGTCAGATCGTCGCCTCGAACGTGTACCGCACGAACGGCGACGACGAAGCGGAAAGTACCGCGCTCTCCACGCTGCGGCGCTCCGTGCCGCTGCCGCTGCCACCGTCGAAACTGCTGAACGGAAAAGGCCAGGTCGAGCTGTTCGAAGACTGGCTCTTCAACGACAACGGCAAATTCCAGTTGCGCACGTTCGCTTCGCCGCAAGCACAAACGATCGATTGA
- a CDS encoding MFS transporter yields the protein MSTSPLSSAQPGAGRQSSASRVIFASFIGTAIEFYDFYVYATAAALVIGPVFFPHGSATAQALSAFVTFGIAFIARPIGSFLFGHFGDRIGRKSTLVASLLVMGLSTTLIGFVPGYDSIGSLAPILLCVLRFGQGIGLGGEWGGAALLATENAPAGKRGWFGMFPQLGPSIGFLASNGLFFGLALSLSDEQFRSWGWRVPFIVSAVLVALGLYVRLKIAETPAFQAAIERQERVRVPVATLLGRHLGPVLLGAFAMVVCYTLFYISTVFSLSYGVSALHISRQSFLGMLCVAVVFMALATPLSAWASDRFGRKPVLIVGCIAAILSGFTMAPLLGSGSMPLVQLFLIIELFLMGVTFAPMGALLPELFPTNVRYTGAGVAYNLGGILGASVAPYIAQMLAAQGGLSWVGLYVSAAAVLSLIGVLCMRETRDARLM from the coding sequence ATGTCCACCTCGCCCCTTTCCAGCGCGCAGCCCGGCGCGGGCCGCCAGAGTAGCGCCTCGCGCGTGATTTTCGCGAGCTTCATCGGCACCGCGATCGAGTTCTACGACTTCTACGTCTACGCGACGGCCGCCGCGCTCGTCATCGGCCCCGTGTTCTTCCCGCACGGCTCGGCGACGGCCCAGGCGCTGTCGGCGTTCGTCACGTTCGGCATCGCGTTCATCGCCCGGCCGATCGGCTCATTCCTGTTCGGCCACTTTGGCGACCGCATTGGCCGCAAGTCGACGCTGGTCGCGTCGCTGCTGGTCATGGGCCTGTCGACGACGCTGATCGGCTTCGTGCCCGGCTACGATTCGATTGGCAGCCTCGCGCCGATCCTGCTGTGCGTGTTGCGCTTCGGCCAGGGCATCGGCCTCGGCGGCGAATGGGGCGGCGCCGCCCTGCTCGCCACCGAGAACGCGCCCGCCGGCAAGCGCGGCTGGTTCGGCATGTTCCCGCAGCTCGGGCCATCGATCGGCTTCCTCGCCTCCAACGGCCTCTTCTTCGGCCTCGCGCTGTCGCTGTCGGACGAGCAGTTCCGCAGCTGGGGCTGGCGCGTGCCGTTCATCGTGAGCGCGGTGCTAGTCGCGCTCGGCCTCTACGTGCGCCTGAAAATCGCGGAAACGCCGGCGTTCCAGGCCGCGATCGAACGTCAGGAACGCGTGCGCGTGCCTGTCGCTACGCTGCTCGGCCGTCACCTCGGACCCGTGCTGCTCGGCGCGTTCGCAATGGTCGTCTGCTATACGCTGTTCTATATTTCGACGGTGTTCTCGCTGTCGTACGGCGTGTCGGCGCTGCACATCTCGCGGCAGAGCTTCCTCGGCATGCTATGCGTCGCCGTCGTCTTCATGGCGCTCGCCACGCCGCTGTCCGCATGGGCCAGCGACCGCTTCGGCCGCAAGCCGGTGCTCATCGTCGGCTGCATCGCGGCGATCCTGTCGGGCTTCACGATGGCGCCGTTGCTCGGCAGCGGCTCGATGCCCCTCGTCCAACTGTTCCTCATCATCGAACTGTTTCTGATGGGCGTCACGTTTGCACCGATGGGCGCGCTGCTGCCCGAACTGTTCCCGACCAACGTGCGCTACACGGGCGCGGGTGTCGCGTATAACCTGGGCGGCATCCTCGGCGCGTCGGTTGCGCCGTACATCGCGCAGATGCTCGCGGCGCAAGGCGGGCTGTCCTGGGTCGGGCTGTATGTGTCGGCGGCCGCCGTGTTGAGTCTGATCGGCGTGCTGTGCATGCGCGAGACGCGCGACGCACGGCTGATGTAA